From a single Couchioplanes caeruleus genomic region:
- a CDS encoding DEAD/DEAH box helicase — translation MTVLHGFVTRDGGLALWGEADQPSPAGRGAHPFAFAPAGEPRPATLLLPSTSAGPLPSPALGLPPRRGTPRLRPWVVPAVVVPWVTTDLADECGARAAPSLTYLAELCAFAADLVARGRVLPAVLIDGPRPRAIWRPVLSGTDGTRHADLLARMPAACRAERARPGDVDGLPAADTLHAALHHLIDGLVRTRLAESDVTLGGAPWLTALTADGPVPARTADGPARTPGAAADGPARPPGAGADGLAPPPGAGADGLAPARGADGSARTSGAAADGLAPAADGLAPPPGAGGSARTSGAAADGLAPAGGAGAGRAGEFDGRPGELDVLAEALDAWHADATSGTAVRVVLRLSHLHELDPDEPDATSVPGPAGSDATGAPEAGDEPQDAWLLEFFLQPLDEPSLLVSAADVWRDAAAPLRRWTHRPQERLIAGLGRAARLFGDLEAALRVARPAELVLDTEGAHRFLSHAALLEQAGYGVLLPAWWREPQRLGLALDVRSADAAAPVLRDEAADLNTIVSYNWGLSLGGRVLTEDELAVLARVKVPLVRMRGRWVHLDPERLRAGLEFLRRGGGTMTAGDAVRLVRLLPPEEMPLPIAEVRGRGWVADLLSGRLGERLELREPPVDLLGVLRPYQKRGFSWLAFLDGLGLGACLADDMGLGKTVQLLALLVHRRAGPTLLVCPLSVLGNWQREAARFAPALRVRVLHGADRPDPAGLADGADVVLTTYATATRDADALAAVQWDRVVLDEAQHIKNSASGAARAVRRFPARNRFALTGTPVENRLAELWSILDFLNPGLLGSAHTFRNRYAVPIERYADEDAAARLRHATRPFLLRRVKADPAVISDLPDKRHVRHLCGLTAEQATLYRAVLDDMMARLKETTETRRKGIVLAGMTKLKQVCNHPAQLLGDGSPLPGRSGKLERLEEILDAALAGGESALCFTQFTRFGSALVPHLAARFGVPVRYLHGGTPRGARDEMVAAFQADRRPGIFVLSLKAGGTGLNLTAASHVVHVDRWWNPATEAQATDRAFRIGQRRDVSVHTLVCLGTLEERIDRLIADKGVLAERVVGNGEGWLTTLSTDELRDLTRLDPEAVGD, via the coding sequence ATGACGGTCCTGCACGGCTTCGTCACGCGCGACGGCGGACTCGCGCTGTGGGGCGAGGCAGACCAGCCCTCTCCGGCCGGGCGCGGCGCGCATCCGTTCGCCTTCGCGCCGGCCGGGGAGCCGCGGCCCGCCACGCTGCTGCTGCCGTCGACCTCGGCCGGCCCGTTGCCGTCACCGGCCCTCGGACTGCCGCCGCGCCGGGGCACTCCGAGGCTCCGGCCGTGGGTCGTGCCGGCCGTCGTGGTGCCCTGGGTGACCACCGACCTCGCCGACGAGTGCGGCGCCCGGGCCGCGCCCTCGCTGACCTACCTGGCCGAGCTGTGCGCGTTCGCCGCCGACCTGGTCGCACGCGGGCGGGTGCTGCCCGCGGTGCTCATCGACGGGCCTCGGCCGCGGGCGATCTGGCGGCCCGTGCTCAGCGGGACGGACGGCACTCGGCACGCCGACCTGCTCGCCCGCATGCCGGCCGCCTGCCGCGCGGAACGGGCCCGGCCCGGCGACGTCGACGGCCTGCCCGCCGCGGACACCCTGCACGCGGCCCTGCACCACCTGATCGACGGCCTGGTCCGCACGCGGCTGGCCGAGTCCGACGTCACCCTCGGCGGGGCGCCCTGGCTGACCGCCCTCACCGCCGACGGCCCGGTTCCGGCCCGCACCGCCGACGGCCCGGCCCGGACGCCCGGCGCAGCTGCCGACGGCCCGGCCCGCCCGCCCGGCGCTGGCGCGGACGGCCTCGCCCCGCCCCCCGGCGCCGGCGCGGACGGCCTCGCCCCGGCCCGCGGCGCCGACGGCTCTGCCCGGACTTCCGGCGCAGCTGCCGACGGCCTCGCCCCGGCCGCCGACGGCCTCGCCCCGCCCCCCGGCGCCGGCGGCTCTGCCCGGACTTCCGGCGCAGCCGCCGACGGCCTCGCCCCGGCCGGCGGCGCCGGCGCCGGCCGGGCGGGGGAGTTCGACGGGCGGCCCGGCGAGCTCGACGTCCTGGCCGAGGCCCTCGACGCCTGGCATGCCGACGCCACCAGCGGCACCGCCGTGCGGGTCGTGTTGCGCCTCAGCCATCTGCACGAGCTCGACCCCGACGAGCCCGACGCCACCAGCGTGCCGGGACCTGCCGGGAGCGACGCCACCGGCGCGCCCGAGGCGGGTGACGAGCCGCAGGATGCGTGGCTGCTCGAGTTCTTCCTGCAGCCCCTCGACGAGCCCAGCCTGCTCGTCTCCGCCGCAGACGTCTGGCGGGACGCCGCTGCCCCGCTGCGGCGGTGGACGCATCGGCCGCAGGAGCGGCTCATCGCCGGGCTCGGGCGGGCCGCCCGGTTGTTCGGGGATCTCGAGGCCGCGCTGCGGGTGGCCCGGCCCGCCGAGCTCGTGCTGGACACCGAGGGGGCGCACCGGTTCCTCAGCCATGCCGCGCTGCTGGAGCAGGCCGGGTACGGCGTCCTGCTGCCGGCGTGGTGGCGCGAGCCGCAGCGGCTCGGGCTCGCCCTCGACGTGCGCAGCGCCGACGCTGCCGCTCCGGTGCTGCGGGACGAGGCCGCCGATCTGAACACCATCGTGTCGTACAACTGGGGGCTGTCGCTGGGTGGGCGGGTGCTCACCGAGGATGAGCTGGCCGTGCTGGCGCGGGTGAAGGTGCCGCTGGTGCGGATGCGGGGCCGCTGGGTGCATCTCGATCCCGAGCGGCTGCGGGCCGGGCTGGAGTTTCTGCGGCGGGGCGGCGGCACGATGACCGCGGGGGACGCGGTGCGGCTGGTGCGGCTGCTTCCGCCCGAGGAGATGCCCCTGCCGATCGCCGAGGTCCGGGGCCGTGGGTGGGTCGCCGACCTGCTGTCCGGGCGGCTGGGGGAGCGGCTGGAACTGCGGGAGCCACCCGTGGACCTGCTCGGGGTGCTGCGGCCGTACCAGAAAAGGGGTTTCTCCTGGCTGGCCTTCCTCGACGGCCTGGGACTGGGCGCCTGCCTGGCCGACGACATGGGTCTGGGCAAGACCGTGCAGCTGCTCGCGTTGCTGGTGCACCGGCGGGCCGGTCCGACGTTGCTCGTCTGCCCGCTGTCGGTGCTGGGGAACTGGCAGCGGGAGGCCGCCAGGTTCGCGCCGGCGCTGCGCGTGCGGGTGCTGCACGGCGCCGACCGGCCCGACCCGGCGGGGCTCGCCGACGGCGCGGATGTCGTGCTGACCACGTACGCGACGGCGACGCGGGATGCCGACGCGCTCGCGGCCGTGCAGTGGGACCGGGTGGTGCTGGACGAGGCGCAGCACATCAAGAACAGTGCGAGCGGCGCGGCGCGGGCGGTGCGGCGGTTTCCCGCGCGGAACCGGTTCGCGCTCACCGGGACGCCGGTGGAGAACCGGCTGGCCGAGCTGTGGTCCATTCTCGACTTCCTCAACCCGGGCCTGCTGGGCAGCGCACACACCTTCCGGAACCGGTACGCGGTGCCGATCGAGCGGTACGCCGACGAGGACGCCGCCGCCCGGCTGCGCCACGCCACCCGGCCGTTCCTGCTGCGCCGGGTGAAGGCCGACCCGGCCGTGATCAGCGACCTGCCGGACAAGCGCCACGTGCGGCACCTGTGCGGGCTCACCGCCGAGCAGGCCACGCTGTACCGGGCCGTGCTCGACGACATGATGGCGCGGCTGAAGGAGACCACCGAGACCCGCCGCAAGGGCATCGTGCTGGCCGGCATGACCAAGCTGAAGCAGGTCTGCAACCATCCCGCCCAGCTGCTCGGCGACGGGTCACCGCTGCCCGGGCGCTCCGGGAAGCTGGAACGGCTGGAGGAGATCCTCGACGCCGCGCTGGCCGGCGGCGAGAGCGCGCTGTGCTTCACGCAGTTCACGCGGTTCGGGTCGGCGCTGGTGCCGCACCTGGCCGCGCGGTTCGGGGTACCGGTGCGGTATCTGCACGGCGGCACACCGCGTGGCGCACGCGACGAGATGGTGGCCGCGTTCCAGGCCGACCGCCGGCCGGGCATCTTCGTCCTGTCCCTCAAGGCCGGGGGCACCGGGCTCAACCTCACCGCCGCCAGCCACGTCGTGCACGTCGACCGGTGGTGGAACCCGGCGACCGAGGCGCAGGCCACCGACCGGGCGTTCCGCATCGGCCAGCGCCGCGACGTCAGCGTGCACACGCTCGTCTGCCTGGGCACTCTCGAGGAACGCATCGACCGGCTGATCGCGGACAAGGGCGTGCTCGCCGAACGGGTCGTCGGCAACGGCGAGGGCTGGCTCACCACGCTGAGCACCGATGAGCTGCGTGACCTGACCCGCCTGGACCCGGAGGCCGTCGGTGACTGA
- a CDS encoding amino acid permease produces MATSSGRRPGVFAIRDVRSLITETAEEGHGLKKAVGPLQLTAMGVGAIIGTGIFVVIGEGAGTAGPAVILSFVLAAVACAFSALSYAELASSIPVSGSAYTYTYATLGEIVAWVIGWDLILEYGVSVAAIAVGWGGNLNAFLDAAFGYTLPDAIAKSPEDGGVFNLPAVFIVLAITLLLCRGVTESARVNLVMVAVKLTVLLFFIVVAFINFGTGNFQPFIPHGIDGVTAAAAIIFFAYIGFDAVSTGSEEARNPGKDLPLAIIGSLLICTLFYVLTAVGAIGVATPQQLESTDAPLAAALDQGAGIGWAAAILALGAVVAITSVVLVIMYGQTRIFFAMCRDGLLPRRLATVNQRYGTPARLTIILGVLIAILAALVPLSEIVKLVNIGTLFAFVLVNIGVIILRRTRPEMPRPYRVPWSPVLPILGVAFAVYLMADLPLATWIRFVVWLVVGMAIYFLYGYRNSRLRRENATGTPSWAREDGEQP; encoded by the coding sequence ATGGCAACCAGTTCCGGTCGGAGACCAGGAGTATTCGCCATCAGGGACGTACGGTCCCTGATCACCGAGACCGCCGAGGAGGGCCACGGCCTGAAGAAGGCGGTCGGCCCGCTGCAGCTGACCGCCATGGGCGTCGGTGCGATCATCGGCACCGGCATCTTCGTCGTCATCGGCGAGGGCGCCGGGACGGCCGGGCCGGCGGTGATCCTGTCGTTCGTGCTGGCCGCCGTGGCCTGCGCGTTCTCCGCGCTGTCCTATGCCGAGCTGGCGTCGTCGATCCCGGTCTCCGGCAGCGCCTACACCTACACGTACGCGACCCTGGGCGAGATCGTCGCGTGGGTCATCGGGTGGGACCTGATCCTCGAGTACGGCGTCTCCGTGGCCGCGATCGCGGTCGGCTGGGGCGGCAACCTCAACGCGTTCCTGGACGCGGCGTTCGGCTACACCCTGCCGGACGCCATCGCCAAGTCCCCCGAGGACGGCGGCGTCTTCAACCTGCCGGCGGTCTTCATCGTCCTGGCGATCACGCTGCTGCTGTGCCGCGGCGTCACCGAGAGCGCCCGGGTCAACCTGGTCATGGTGGCCGTGAAGCTGACCGTCCTGCTGTTCTTCATCGTGGTGGCGTTCATCAACTTCGGCACCGGCAACTTCCAGCCGTTCATCCCGCACGGCATCGACGGAGTGACCGCGGCGGCAGCGATCATCTTCTTCGCGTACATCGGGTTCGACGCGGTCTCCACCGGCAGCGAGGAGGCCCGCAACCCCGGCAAGGACCTGCCGCTGGCCATCATCGGGTCGCTGCTGATCTGCACGCTGTTCTACGTCCTCACCGCGGTCGGCGCGATCGGGGTCGCCACCCCGCAGCAGCTGGAGAGCACCGACGCCCCGCTCGCCGCCGCCCTGGACCAGGGCGCCGGCATCGGCTGGGCCGCGGCCATCCTCGCGCTGGGGGCGGTCGTCGCCATCACGAGCGTGGTCCTGGTCATCATGTACGGCCAGACCCGCATCTTCTTCGCGATGTGCCGCGACGGCCTGCTCCCCCGGCGGCTCGCCACGGTCAACCAGCGGTACGGCACCCCGGCGCGACTCACCATCATCCTCGGCGTGCTCATCGCGATCCTGGCGGCGCTGGTGCCGCTCTCCGAGATCGTGAAGCTCGTCAACATCGGCACCCTCTTCGCGTTCGTGCTGGTCAACATCGGCGTGATCATCCTGCGCCGGACCCGGCCGGAGATGCCGCGGCCCTACCGGGTGCCGTGGTCGCCGGTGCTGCCCATCCTCGGCGTGGCCTTCGCGGTCTACCTGATGGCGGATCTGCCGCTGGCGACCTGGATCCGGTTCGTGGTCTGGCTCGTCGTCGGCATGGCCATCTATTTCCTGTACGGGTACCGCAACTCGCGGCTGCGCCGGGAGAACGCCACCGGGACGCCGAGCTGGGCGCGCGAGGACGGTGAACAGCCGTGA
- a CDS encoding DUF5990 family protein — MHIRIEGSDLPGRRGGAEADALRRGNVHIGVQRRDEVVDRHPADATHAAWGFEVTGREVDGLLDVGGPYVHGRPGARFLYLSWGAVDGDTFAMFRRAKLLFGDVPTELLRAAYEGAGPLVGRLGLTDADGGPRCARVRPPDITWQLG, encoded by the coding sequence GTGCACATCCGGATCGAGGGCAGCGACCTGCCCGGGCGGCGGGGCGGGGCCGAGGCCGACGCGCTGCGGCGCGGCAACGTGCACATCGGCGTCCAGCGCCGGGACGAGGTCGTCGACCGCCATCCCGCCGACGCCACCCACGCGGCATGGGGGTTCGAGGTCACCGGCCGCGAGGTCGACGGCCTCCTCGACGTCGGTGGCCCGTACGTGCACGGCCGCCCCGGAGCCCGCTTCCTCTACCTGAGCTGGGGCGCCGTCGACGGCGACACGTTCGCCATGTTCCGGCGCGCCAAGCTGCTCTTCGGCGACGTCCCGACGGAGCTGCTGCGCGCGGCGTACGAGGGCGCCGGGCCGCTCGTCGGACGGCTCGGCCTGACCGACGCCGACGGCGGCCCACGATGCGCCCGGGTCCGGCCACCCGACATCACCTGGCAGCTCGGATGA
- a CDS encoding universal stress protein — MTPPVIVGVDGSESGHDALALGRWAASVLGAPLVVAVVHPAPSALGSGRVDAEWVADRHRAAEAVLDDARSVLPEGGEVEYRLVSSTSAAHGLHDLAEELGAETIVVGSGRSGPRHRLFAGSTADRLLAGSMCPVAVAPSGMDVAPGTLGRVGVAYVDTPDGRAALETAARVAARTGTALRLYTVVADADATLPFLVGQDAEHAFLDTARETYEQALSRAAGSVKDAGVDWEILTGDVVDQLSELTDVDVLFCGSRGYGPARRVLLGGVSARLVRRARRPVIVVPRSG; from the coding sequence GTGACGCCGCCGGTGATCGTGGGCGTGGACGGCAGCGAGTCGGGCCACGACGCGCTCGCGCTGGGCCGGTGGGCCGCGTCCGTGCTGGGCGCACCGCTGGTCGTGGCGGTGGTGCACCCCGCGCCCTCCGCGCTCGGTTCGGGGCGGGTGGACGCGGAATGGGTGGCCGACCGGCACCGGGCGGCCGAGGCGGTGCTCGACGACGCCCGGTCGGTGCTGCCCGAAGGCGGCGAGGTGGAGTACCGCCTGGTGTCGTCCACGTCGGCGGCGCACGGCCTGCACGACCTCGCCGAGGAGCTGGGCGCGGAGACCATCGTGGTGGGTTCCGGCCGCTCCGGGCCACGGCACCGGCTGTTCGCGGGCAGCACCGCCGACCGGCTGCTGGCGGGCAGCATGTGCCCGGTCGCGGTGGCGCCGTCGGGCATGGACGTCGCGCCGGGCACCCTGGGCCGCGTCGGCGTCGCGTACGTCGACACCCCGGACGGCCGGGCGGCACTCGAGACGGCGGCCCGGGTCGCCGCCCGTACGGGCACCGCGCTGCGGCTCTACACGGTCGTGGCCGACGCCGACGCGACGCTGCCGTTCCTCGTCGGTCAGGACGCCGAGCACGCGTTCCTCGACACCGCACGGGAGACGTACGAGCAGGCGCTGTCGCGGGCGGCCGGCTCGGTCAAGGACGCCGGCGTCGACTGGGAGATCCTCACCGGCGACGTCGTCGACCAGCTGAGCGAGCTGACCGACGTGGACGTGCTGTTCTGCGGCTCCCGCGGCTACGGCCCGGCGCGCCGGGTGCTGCTGGGCGGGGTCTCGGCCCGGCTGGTACGCCGGGCGCGCCGGCCGGTGATCGTCGTCCCGCGCAGCGGCTGA
- a CDS encoding STAS domain-containing protein, which yields MGEAVMTTRRQADGAIVVDVRGTLDAATVDALRQALVSTLHSDRPLTMIVDLTFVTFMDSMGVGALVAGYNAARETGTRFVLRNPSEFVHRQLRVTGLADMFGLPAAAPGPQTYTP from the coding sequence ATGGGCGAGGCCGTGATGACCACCCGGCGCCAGGCGGACGGCGCCATCGTGGTCGACGTGCGCGGCACGCTCGACGCGGCCACGGTCGACGCGCTGCGCCAGGCGCTGGTCAGCACGCTGCACAGCGACCGGCCGCTCACGATGATCGTCGACCTCACGTTCGTCACGTTCATGGACTCCATGGGCGTCGGCGCGCTGGTCGCCGGCTACAACGCGGCCCGCGAGACCGGCACCCGCTTCGTGCTGCGCAACCCCAGCGAGTTCGTGCACCGCCAGCTGCGCGTCACCGGCCTCGCCGACATGTTCGGCCTGCCGGCCGCGGCCCCGGGCCCGCAGACGTACACCCCCTGA
- a CDS encoding ATP-grasp domain-containing protein translates to MADVEHTIGLLLGTEDDWPRAYEALLRRVGVITDDAGRSHRTRSVRVTIEPFNLRARPQHDLVIDRLAYWYYHPREWLKKAALMDDVYLLNSPFTFQSMEKHAAYCAMIRLGLKVPETVLVPFKNPLDNSRYAYTSSRYNQPFDLEALAETVGYPMFMKPYDGGAWVGVSKIRNPAELHAAYDASGERLMHLQASVEDYDVFARSLTIGPETMVMKFRPDLPMHERYAVDHNFLGERVGDEVVTISRLVNAFFRWEFNSCESLVKGDDVYPIDYANACPDVAVTSLHYYFPWAMAALLRWTVFCVVTDRKPRLDMDSAAYFAIGDDASLPYEEKLRLYRQLADDYFETEKYEEFCEKHLSHIDEMVHGWIGSPEFRSLLSETVRAMYPPHEHERFLGHFGGLIDAWLRDNA, encoded by the coding sequence ATGGCCGACGTCGAGCACACCATCGGACTTCTGCTCGGAACCGAGGACGACTGGCCGCGGGCGTACGAGGCGCTGCTGCGCCGCGTCGGCGTGATCACCGACGACGCCGGCCGCAGCCACCGCACCCGCAGCGTCCGCGTCACCATCGAACCCTTCAACCTGCGCGCCAGACCCCAGCACGACCTGGTCATCGACCGGCTCGCGTACTGGTACTACCACCCGCGCGAATGGCTGAAGAAGGCCGCGCTGATGGACGACGTGTACCTGCTGAACAGCCCGTTCACCTTCCAGTCGATGGAGAAGCACGCCGCGTACTGCGCGATGATCCGGCTCGGCCTCAAGGTGCCCGAGACGGTGCTGGTGCCGTTCAAGAACCCGCTCGACAACTCGCGGTACGCGTACACCTCGTCGCGCTACAACCAGCCGTTCGACCTCGAGGCGCTCGCCGAGACCGTCGGGTACCCGATGTTCATGAAGCCGTACGACGGCGGCGCGTGGGTCGGCGTCTCCAAGATCCGCAACCCGGCGGAGCTGCACGCGGCGTACGACGCCTCCGGCGAGCGGCTCATGCACCTGCAGGCGTCGGTCGAGGACTACGACGTCTTCGCCCGGTCGCTGACCATCGGCCCCGAGACGATGGTCATGAAGTTCCGTCCCGACCTGCCCATGCACGAGCGCTACGCCGTCGACCACAACTTCCTCGGCGAACGCGTCGGCGACGAGGTCGTCACCATCTCCCGCCTGGTCAACGCGTTCTTCCGCTGGGAGTTCAACTCCTGCGAGTCGCTGGTCAAGGGCGACGACGTGTACCCCATCGACTACGCCAACGCCTGCCCGGACGTGGCGGTGACGTCGTTGCACTACTACTTCCCGTGGGCGATGGCGGCGCTGCTGCGCTGGACGGTCTTCTGCGTGGTGACGGACCGCAAACCGCGCCTCGACATGGATTCGGCCGCGTACTTCGCCATCGGCGACGACGCCTCCCTGCCGTACGAGGAGAAGCTGCGGCTCTACCGTCAGCTGGCCGACGACTACTTCGAGACCGAGAAGTACGAGGAGTTCTGCGAGAAACACCTGTCCCACATCGACGAGATGGTGCACGGGTGGATCGGATCGCCGGAGTTCCGGTCGCTGCTCTCCGAGACGGTCCGGGCGATGTACCCGCCGCACGAGCACGAGCGGTTCCTGGGGCACTTCGGCGGGCTCATCGACGCGTGGCTGCGCGACAACGCCTGA
- a CDS encoding alpha/beta hydrolase has protein sequence MEPSAGSWCGTTEVCFRLRDPDHRLTSVRLESGVVQGDLRYREDTRTWELLLPRPPAHRIEYRLALGHPDGSSETGDHSVLCCPGYAEPEWVHLPAADGQWRDLYLPLPAVHGEMAARIWSPATPTDRVLVAHDGPDFHRYGELGHYTAAMIEAGRVPPYHLVLLPAGDRLEWYSASPAYARALAHDVLPAIAAELGTDRPVIGAGASLGALAMLHAQRRHPEAFAGLLLHSGSFFRPRHDRQESGFRRYLRIVRFTGRVVRDREGPAVPIAMTCGTVEENLANNREMARALTDQGYAVDFAEVPDAHNWTAWRDALDPHLTALLQKVFN, from the coding sequence ATGGAACCGTCGGCCGGGTCGTGGTGCGGGACCACCGAGGTCTGCTTCCGGCTGCGCGACCCCGACCACCGGCTGACATCCGTACGGCTGGAGTCCGGCGTCGTCCAGGGAGACCTGCGCTACCGCGAGGACACCCGCACCTGGGAGCTGCTCCTGCCCCGCCCGCCCGCGCACCGCATCGAGTACCGGCTCGCGCTGGGCCACCCCGACGGCAGCAGCGAGACCGGCGACCACTCGGTGCTGTGCTGCCCCGGCTACGCCGAGCCGGAATGGGTGCACCTTCCCGCCGCCGACGGCCAGTGGCGCGACCTCTACCTGCCACTGCCGGCCGTGCACGGCGAGATGGCCGCCCGCATCTGGTCACCGGCCACGCCCACCGACCGGGTCCTGGTCGCGCACGACGGGCCCGACTTCCATCGGTACGGCGAACTCGGCCACTACACCGCCGCGATGATCGAGGCGGGGCGCGTGCCGCCGTACCACCTGGTGCTGCTGCCCGCGGGTGACCGGCTCGAGTGGTATTCCGCCAGTCCCGCGTACGCCCGGGCACTCGCCCACGACGTGCTCCCGGCGATCGCCGCCGAGCTGGGCACCGACCGGCCCGTCATCGGCGCCGGCGCCAGCCTCGGCGCGCTGGCGATGCTGCACGCCCAGCGCCGCCACCCGGAGGCCTTCGCCGGCCTGCTCCTGCACTCCGGGAGCTTCTTCCGGCCCCGGCACGACCGCCAGGAGTCCGGATTCCGCCGCTACCTGCGCATCGTCCGCTTCACCGGCCGCGTCGTCCGCGACCGCGAAGGTCCCGCCGTGCCGATCGCCATGACATGCGGCACCGTGGAGGAGAACCTCGCCAACAACCGGGAGATGGCGCGTGCACTGACGGATCAGGGGTATGCGGTGGACTTCGCCGAGGTGCCGGACGCCCACAACTGGACCGCCTGGCGGGACGCACTCGACCCGCATCTGACCGCGCTGCTGCAGAAGGTGTTCAACTAA
- a CDS encoding ricin-type beta-trefoil lectin domain protein, whose protein sequence is MADTDDSARQAAEEGEPLLVRPYILGGTAAPAPRASAETWPETAAQPPAPTSLPAGPGSSAPAEPTVPRRRRRLAIVVAAVALLLVAAAAFGLYSALRPRSGATPQAIVDVSLPPYATSPATPPTASSPPAREQAPAPPALRTSAATTGSSSPAASPSSAATTPPARPATSAPAGFAPAPRASSPAATLSPVPAAARTGTVTGAGGLCLDLNGAVPFDGNHIQVYECNRTAAQAWTLAPDGTLRVMGMCAQVVSDAGVHITGCDGRRAAQWRAGPDQSLVNLSTGGCLTDPENGSRQGSWSRVTACTGASGQRWRLP, encoded by the coding sequence ATGGCGGACACGGACGACAGCGCGCGGCAGGCTGCCGAGGAGGGCGAGCCGCTGTTGGTCCGCCCGTACATCCTGGGCGGGACTGCGGCGCCGGCCCCGCGCGCGTCGGCGGAGACCTGGCCGGAGACGGCCGCCCAGCCGCCCGCGCCCACCAGCCTTCCGGCCGGCCCCGGATCGTCCGCGCCGGCCGAGCCGACCGTTCCCCGCCGGCGCCGCCGACTCGCGATCGTGGTGGCGGCTGTCGCTCTCCTGCTGGTCGCCGCGGCGGCGTTCGGCTTGTACTCGGCGCTGCGGCCACGCTCCGGCGCCACCCCGCAGGCGATCGTCGACGTCAGCCTGCCGCCGTACGCGACGTCGCCCGCCACACCGCCCACGGCGAGCAGCCCGCCGGCCCGCGAGCAGGCGCCCGCTCCGCCGGCCCTGCGTACGTCGGCCGCCACCACCGGCAGCAGCAGCCCGGCGGCGTCTCCCAGCAGCGCCGCAACGACGCCCCCGGCCCGGCCGGCGACCTCCGCACCCGCCGGTTTCGCGCCGGCCCCGCGCGCGTCGAGCCCGGCGGCGACCCTGTCCCCCGTGCCCGCCGCCGCCCGCACCGGCACGGTCACCGGCGCCGGCGGGCTCTGCCTCGACCTCAACGGCGCCGTCCCGTTCGACGGCAACCACATTCAGGTGTACGAATGCAACCGTACGGCCGCCCAGGCGTGGACCCTCGCGCCCGACGGCACGCTGCGCGTCATGGGCATGTGCGCACAGGTCGTCTCCGACGCCGGCGTCCACATCACCGGATGCGACGGCCGGCGGGCGGCGCAGTGGCGGGCCGGGCCGGACCAGTCCCTGGTCAACCTGTCGACCGGCGGCTGCCTCACCGACCCGGAGAACGGCTCCCGCCAGGGGTCCTGGTCCCGGGTCACCGCCTGCACGGGCGCGTCCGGCCAGCGCTGGCGACTGCCCTGA